A region of the Denticeps clupeoides unplaced genomic scaffold, fDenClu1.1, whole genome shotgun sequence genome:
GTGGGGGCGCCGCCAAAGACCATGGTGCACTGCGCGGGCTGCGAGAGGCCCATCCTGGACCGGTTCCTGCTCAACGTGCTGGACCGCGCCTGGCACGTCAAGTGCGTGCAGTGCTGCGAGTGTAAATGCAACCTGACGGAGAAGTGCTTCTCGCGGGAGGGGAAGCTGTACTGCAAGAACGACTTCTTCAGGTGAGGACGCCGATAATTAAACGCTCCTTCATTTCGATTGTCATGCTAAAGCGCGCCGAACGGAGGAAATGgcaccccgacacacacacacccaacacacgcacgcacgccggCCCGGTGTGTCCGAGCGCGAGTGGGGAGACGTGATAAGTGGATTTGAATAATAAACCAATTTCGGGGAGGAAACACGCGGACGGTGCGAGcagcgacacacacacttcacacacacacacacacacacacacacacacacacctcaagaAAAGCTTCATAGGCGGGCCTGGCGTTTGTTTATTGTAACCTCATGCGTATTACACAGGCCATATATCTGTAATCACGTGACCTCCCACAATCCTAAAAAAATCACGTAGGTACCAATTATAAAATCAtataaaccaaataaaaatcATTCTAAATTCTTCATTGTAAAAGGTtggttctgttttatttaatgaagaCACGGAATTCGGTTGTTTCTCTCATTGCGCCCACGCAGCAGGAACGGTTATAAATCCCGACTTTTATCAGGATTCGTATTAAAATCGGCCACGTCGTTTCTCCGCAGGCGCTTCGGCACCAAGTGCGCCGGCTGCTCCCAGGGCATCTCGCCCAGCGACCTGGTCCGCCGGGCGCGCAGCAAAGTGTTCCACCTCAACTGCTTCACCTGCATGATGTGCAACAAGCAGCTGTCCACGGGCGAGGAGCTCTACATCATCGACGAGAACAAGTTCGTGTGCAAGGAGGACTACCTGAGCAGCGCGAACGGCAAGGACGCGAGCGTCTTCTCAGGTGAGAGCTCTCGCGAGAGGTCCCGGCCGCGAGATATCgagtcggtgtgtgtgtgtgtgtgtgtgtgtgtgatttttttttttttttaaactattaaatcaaataaaatattcgCTCATTTTATCAACGTCAGGTGCTAATTTTTTCACAGCTATTTTATAACGGCCAACACTCAAATCAAATCTCACTTTGGTATAAATATAAACCGAAGGCAGtgtatataaaattattatataataaaagatatgtttttttttgttattatcattattattcaattaagtgcgtttataaattatgaattggTAAGTGTGTTTGACGCCACGTTCCTTTAAAAAATCGTGTCTTGTTTTTATCCCGATGATCTGGAAATGgaataatatttcataaatatcAATGCATGGATTTATTAGAAATTTCAGGCTGCGGCAACAGGAGGAGGTTCCTCTGAGCCCTCAGAGAAAAAcaattatcaatattttttatgcGTCGTGGTATTAACGTCCAGCTATTCAGATTTAACACGTACATAAAACACACGTAGTACTCTGCATTTGATGCGATTATTAAATTGTCAAGAATGCTCCTCATGTTCGATGATAATTGTCCGGTTGCAGTGACAGCCTGCAGCGACCCCAGCCTGTCCCCGGACTCGCAGGACCAGCTGCAGGACGACGTGAAGGACTCGGAGATCGCCAACCTGTCCGACAAGGAGACGGTGAACAACGAGAACGACGACCAGAACCTGGGGGGCAAGCGGCGGGGACCGCGGACCACCATCAAAGCCAAGCAGCTGGAGACGCTGAAAGCCGCGTTCGCGGCCACGCCCAAACCCACGAGGCACATCAGGGAGCAGCTGGCGCAGGAGACCGGCCTCAACATGCGGGTCATCCAGGTAATAATAATCAGAAAATAATACtggaatgaaaaacaaatatacacacagcgATAGAacgttatattatattatattattgttatattattatatattatacatttttattgatacAGAGAAATAACTaacaacactgtgtgtgttccttatatattttttatttttaaaaaatacatcgGTAATAACctgtagaggaaaaaaaatcatatatgtaaaatagaataaaaaaacagggatGAAAGGTCGAGAAACGTTGCGTGGGGTGAAAAACCCGCCTTTATCCCATTCTCCCGTCTATATTCCAGTCCTTCCGAGCGCCAGAGACGCGGCGGGAAGGTCGAGACACGTTGCGTGGGGTGAAAAACCCGTCTATATTCCCGTGTCCCGTCCTCCCGAGCGCCAGAGACGCGGCGTGGGGTGGTAAACCCGTCTATATTCCCGTGTCCCGTCCTCCCGAGCGCCAGAGACGCGGCGTGGGGTGGTAAACCCGTCTATATTCCCGTGTCCCGTCCTACCGAGCTCCGGAGACTGTGCGTGGGGTGGTAAACCCGTCTATATTCCCGTGTCCCGTCCTCCCGAGCGCCAGAGTCGCGGCGTGGGGTGGAAAACCCGCCTATATTTCCGTGTCCCGTCCTCCCGAGCGCCGGAGACTGTGCGTGGGGTGGTAAACCCGCCTATATTCCCGTGTCCCGTCCTACCGAGCGCCGGAGACGGTGCGTGGGGTGGTAAACCCGCCTACATTCCCGTGTCCCGTCCTACCGAGCGCCGGAGACGGTGCGTGGGGTTGAAAACCCGCCTATATTCCCCTTGTCCCGGTGCGTGGGGTGCGACGGTGCGTGGGGTGGAAAACCCGCCTACATTCCCGTGTCCCGTCCTACCGAGCGCCGGAGACGCGGCCGCTGACGTGGACGCGCTTGGCCGCGGCCGCGCCGACCGCTGCCAGCTGGCGGGGGTCTTGGCACCGAGGCGCCATCACGTTTTGCGACCACATTTAAGCCACGCTGTGACCGACCCAGGTCAAGTGGAAACAGAAATCTGTCTTGTCCACTCCCCGTTGTTCCCAACGCGTCACCAGCGCGTTATTATTCGTATTTTTTATTACTCTTATTATTGGAGATACACcgctttaaagaaaaataaagccaGAACACAAACTAAGCGAATTCGTTTCATGACAGATGATTATGATTAATTGGAATAATTGCTGATGATCTGGAGTTATTAGCTGGAGATTGGCGGTCCAGTTCGTTAAAGTTCGGTTAGATCCGCGGCGCGCACTGCTCGCCGTCGTTTTTCcgtttaatagaaaaaaataataataataataacgaaaAATTTACAGGTTATTAATCTTATTCCAGTATCCGGTGAGAAAATcccatcatcgtcatcatcaatATTTAACGAGCGATTGTAAAACTTTGTTTTggacacataaaataaaatatgattttttttgtcaggtctggttccagaaccggcgGTCCAAAGAGCGGCGGATGAAGCAGCTGAGCGCGCTGGGCGCGCGGAGACACGCCTTCTTCCGGAGCCCGCGGAGGATGAGGACCCTCGTGGACCGCCTCGAACCCGGGGAGCTCATTCCGAACGGCCCGTTCTCGTACTACGGAGGTGAGGAGCCCCGTTATTTTATCCGCATGAATAgggggaagggggaaaaaattctATACATATGGAATATGTTATTCTAGTTCATTTGCATTAACATGCAGACCATTTATTTAATTGGGGTCAATAGGTCAGAGGGGCTTCCATCTTAAAAATCGAAAATGTTTCATAACCAAGAGTATTTATTTCCACCTTAATtcaaaaatcataaaataaaaaatacttttatctaattaaaaatgatgcttgtacattttttatgaaaaaagatattatttaaagatattatgttttttatgcttaatgttaacattttttaacaatgaaaaaatgtatttatatataaatatgtatatatatatatatatatgtatgtatggatgtatgtgtgtgtgtgtgtgtgtgtgtgtgtgtgtgtatatatatatatatatatatatatatatatatatatatatatatatatatatatgtatgtatgtatatatatatgtatatatatatttttttttgcatttgctgtCCCTCCATCCCCTGAAAACCATGAATTATGAAATtagtcctgaaaaaaaaacagcttagTTCTCCCACCCAGCAGTGATTGTGATTTCCGTGTCACCGAAGCCCTTCTTCTCACCCAGACCGTGGTTTTCTTGTCGATCCGCAGATTACCAGAGCGAGTACTACGGTCCCGGCGGGAACTACGACTTCTTCCCCCAAGGACCCCCATCCTCACAGGCCCAGACCCCAGTGGACCTTCCCTTCGTGCCGTCCTCCGGACCCACGGGCACCCCCCTCGGGGGCATGGACCATCCAATCCCGGGCCACCACCCGTCCAGTGAAGTACAGCGCTTTTCAGACATCATGTCCCACCACCCGGGGGACTCGCCCAGCCCGGAGCCCGGGATCCCAGGGCCCCTGCACAGCATGTCGTCCGACGTGTTCGGCCCCAGCCCGTCCTTTACCTCTCTGTCACTCAACGGAAGTGGATACAGCAACCACCTGTCACACCCCCCCTCAGAAATGAACGAAGGCACCGTTTGGTAGCTCCCAAAAACTGGACGGCTGGGCAGAGGGCACCTCACTGGAAATGTTCTGAAGGGGAGGGCATGACGGCAACCTCTTCTCCTtcgttctttgttttttttttttttgttgtttttttctttatgggTTCCACCTCGGTGAGGACACGTTACCCGATCATAAAGATTTATCTCAACGTCGTTCCCTGCGTTCCGTTCGCTTACTTTTGCAACCGAAGCAAGGACTCCACCTCTCAATGGACTGATTGTGACTGTTGACCTGGGCATGTTCTGTCTGTTGCtgttaagaaaaagaaaagaaaaaaaaaaaaaaaaaaaaaaacctgacacaAGGCTTAGCACAGCAACGCCCTCCTCAGAAAACactttacaggaaaaaaaaaaacgaaaggaaagacaaaaaaaaaaaaaaacatcaccttTAGCTTctgtcacaaacacaacagctTTACCTTGAAACGCCTAAGATGGTTGGTCTAGTGCTTATCTGCAATGTAGACTCCAGGAAGGAGGAGACTCGTGTATTTATCTGAATATTCCTCAGACCTCTATGCCTTCAAAGGCTCTGCCATActgacacttaaacaacacttttatctctcttttttttttttttttgtcgcttAATATGTTTCTGGACATTTGTTCGAGAATTTCACCAAATCTGACTAAGTTGGCCTTCaaaaggcaaagaaaaaaaatgtgcggAGTGCGAACCCTTTATTTAATGGAAGAGAACTTGAAATGTTGTCTAATGAAGTCTACCTTCTAAAAGTATCTCGGCGAGGGTCTGCTGAAACGGACTTTAGAACAGTCAACTGTTTAcgtaatatatttaattcaggagttcaacaggaaaaaaaaagaataaagtatCAACCATGTTTTAGAACCTCTTGATCCAGATAAAAATGTTCCAAGCAACCAACCAAActtttgtattgattttatttatattgtatgaagaaagaaagaaagtaaaaaaaaataataataacacacacacacacacacacacacacacacacgtttgctGGGGTTGTGGTTCACTGTGCTAGTTTGTACAAGAtgttgtttacaaaaaaaaaataaaaaaataaaaataaaaaaaattcaagtaaGTAGACAGTTGCCAAATAAAACATAGCACAAATACTGTAAAAGTGCTTTGCACCATTATCTGCAGAACGTGTTGAGACAAAGTgtaagtgtttaaaaaaatgacgaGAAGTATTgacttcttaatttttttagtcTGCTacgagaaacaaaaaaaaaacgttcacaaaattattaatataacatACTTAGACCTacaagttttatttttgtgtctttaaAGGAGAATCCAAACTATTAAAATTGATGGTCGAATATGCGGCGAGCAGCTGCTACTTTCTTTAAATATGAATCCCTCATGGTAtgtcttttattgtcattataaaCCTAAGCTTATGTGACCTCCAGTGCATATTAGACCATTCACTGTATAAATACGACATGTTTAACAAATTTGtgagtttttaataaaattagaaAATATAACGTTTGGATTAGAAACGTCTTTAATGCAGATGTGCATGCATGGCGCACCCACATCAGCTCCGGGCTGCTCGGTCTCCCCAGCACGCGGATAGGAGATCTGGATCCAACACCTTTCGACAAAAATTCCCACAATACATGCAGAGGAGTGCGGCGGTGACGGCGGCAACCCAgacgagaaacacacacacatacacacacacacacaccttctgaaCATGAAGCTCAAACCGTGCCTCCTCACTGCCTCAGATGACGAGACCTTTCGCTCGTTTCCATTCATTCTCCACGTTGGCAAAGAACATTTTGCtgggtttcatttattttatttttattccttttcttttttttttgccacaggaCAACATGAGAAGTGAGAAGTGAGGTCAGTTCTGTGCGTCAACACAGCTGAACGTTCTCCTCTTTGCGGCCACTCATATGAAGACCGAAGGTACGGTGGACAGAAATGAAACTTGTTAACCACACCgaacaagagagagaggaattttttatatatattattttatatatatatatatatatatatacattagtATTATTAGTTATGGAGGAGCATGGTATAAAATAACACGGCTGAGAGTTGAAGGTTTGAGAAATGGGGGTGTCAAACGGAACCTTTACCCGGGGAGAAGCCTTTATCTCCCGGCGCTGCAGAACCAGAGTCCCTCTGCTGCCGCCTACCCATAATCCACCATGAATTAATCATGGCCCTGCGAGTTAAACAGGCCGGCAGTGGCCCTCCGGGGCCCGGGGGCTAAAGCCACAGCGCTGACCCGGTGCACCGCGAACCTCCGGCAGGGCGCAGctctttaaattcaaatttccTATTGATTGGACATCGAGTATTGGCTAAAACTGACCTTGTAAAGGCGTTAAATATAAATGCGCCTTAAGAGTACTGAATGTTTTTAAAGAGCGAGCGACAAATCACGGCCGGGGCCGGTTCAACCGGCTCAACCGGTCACCTTCACATCTGACACCATCATCGCTTGTTTAACGGTCGCCAATGTCATCTGAGGAAAAACAAGGATGCGTTCTCTCTCTTCATTCAAAGGCTGGTgagaacggtgtgtgtgtgtgagtttcctGATGGTGAACGTGTTCACTGATGGTCCTAGAACCTAAGGTATTGGGGGATatgatgtaaaataaatacattttagaaatATGTCCATAACACTCGTGTACAGTAAACCAAAGgggatatatatacatatgtgtgtgtgtgtgtgtacaggagtACAGTACATGTGCCTACAGTGAACAATATTACAGTGAACTCATCTGAACAAACATAAAACCAGGATTGGGCCCCGACTGAGCAATTTGCTTTCCGAATTGGCCCCTGTTTCATCGCCGTCACGTCACGGAGGCGTTCCTCTGCTGAGGCGGGGCCTCGTGGGACAAGAGTCCCAGGGTACAGTATGCAGGGCCGCTGCTGTCACTTCATCAACCTGTTGTCATCACGAGAAACGTAATGAGAGAGTTTGAGAGTGGCGGCGACGGCGGCGGAGAAGGAGACGGTCACGTGCGCTGCTCTGACTTTCAAAAGCTATTGCCTTAGGCATGACAATAACATATTTCCCACAAAGAGGCCTAGTTATGTCTGCAAATAGCAAACTATCAATTCACGCGCCGTTACGGGGGGAAGCTGGGCTGGAGCGCATGCAGTGACATTTAAGGAAATGTTTCTCATCGCCTCTAAAATGGAATTCACCAGTTTGCATGTTCTCGCTGTTGAGCTTAAGTGTCTCTGTTTACTTACAGGGTCCGAATAGGTGAATGTAGAGTCCAAGGTATTAATGccatgtagttactgcattatTAAGATGTCATTATGGAATAATAGAGGAGGGGCCACAACGTTCAAGCGCCTTCAAACCATAACAAGTATTATGGTGAAGATGGAATGTAATTACTTTATAACTTTACCCGCTTATCATGAATCTCCAGCCACACCGCACTACCACAAAATCTCCCTcccatttatatttatgccatttatcagaagcccttatccggcgcaacttacaatcagtagttacagggacagtccccctgaaacaaacaaaaaaaatcccaaaaccGAGTATCTTACACAGATACATATCAGAAATCTGAAGTTATTTTCCTATTGAAACCTATTTAAAATTTAGTGGCCCCAACAAAACCTTTCAAAACGCTTCAGGATTAAGTGGCTCATCGTTAATGCATGTAATATGAGACATGGGGCACAAAGATGAAAAGATGAGTGTACAGTGCGCATCATTTTGTCAATATGATTATAATTAGATGCCAAGTCTCTCTGCTACTAAGGTACCAGGATGaagcagctccatctagtggttcTTCCTTGCATCACAAATGAAGGCACAGGAGAATAAATGCATCGATCCCAAGTCTACATATAAGGTTGGGGTCATGGAAATATGTCAGGAAAATATTCTTATCAGCAAAAGTGTGAGATCGACTGCATTTGCATCACACAAATTTGCTTTCTGAACATAAAATACACACTATTTTAATCATGTCTCTTCGCAGCATAAATGTATGAatcaataatatttatttataatacatgTATACGTAGTTTGTAATAATATGTTCAGAGCTAAATATCCAACCGGTTTGTATTTATGGAGGGGTTCATAAGCCCCGGTGAAAATGCTTCTGTTTCGCATTCATTTTCTAATTTTAAAGAATAATTTCTAATTTTGTACAGGAAAGCTTGTGTTAAATCTCATAATCCTGGTTATCCCAGCACAGTTTGAAAGCGTTCCAAATAATACTTATGTGACGTTTTTGAAAGTTAAAATGTCGAGTCACACAGACCAGTTTTAACTGTGTATGAGTGATCgtgaaaatgcacattttgttttaatctttCAACCTTTTCTTAAttgtagatttaaaaaaaaatcctatataTTCATTGTGGAGTCCTGGAGCTGGCAGTTCTGAGTTTTGCGGAAAAGCCTGTTGTTGCCTGTTGAGCTGCAGGTGCCTGAAATCATTTTCCCCTGCTAAGGAGCAACGTGCCGCTgttaatcaaagaaatcccagaTTATCCAGAGGGAATTGTCTGGATCAAAGCAGAGATTTATTGCAAGAACTTGGATCATTGCTAATCAATTTAAATTCATTAGACAATGAGTGTTGAGTAAGGGAGCATGGCTGCTGCATTTATTAATTCCACCTTATGCTGCAAATTAGCGCAGTTATGAAGACTGGTTATTAGCATCGCGCAGAAGTTTGACTTCactacataaaaagaaaaaaaaaaagcagacacatGATAATTTGATGTTTCTGCTTCTGACAAAAAAGCCATAATGCCCACTCAACTGAATATTTCGCAAACACTGTAATGCATGCAAAAAGCATGTAAAAGGCTTTTAGAAATACTTAACTCGAGCACTTTCACGAGCGTGTGTTAATTAGGaattggtttttatttatttatttcaccatATTCGCTGTGATTGTTGCAGGAAAAAGAATTTGTCTCTGGCTGCTGTTCTTCGGGAAGAACAGTGTTTCCTATCACTCTGAAAAAAGAAACCCTGCTGTCTGgtccatgtatttatttgttcatgcaTTTAGCCAGACGTCAATCTTTTCGGCTGTACAACTTGGTCAGATTGTGAAAAGTGTCTTTGTTAAGTGCGTCTTCTTCTGTGTTCTGGTCCCAGGACCGTTCAATGGTTTCACGCCAATGAACAAGACCTATTTGCTtgaaaaatctgaatatttctcacttattttttttcaacGTTCATTCCAATTAAAGTGTGGGGCTTGTGCAGGCACAGCCAAGCAGCGCTGTTATTCAAttccattaaaatgaatgaagcaGTGGCATGCAACGGTGCAGTTAACAGGAATTAAAAGTAGAGGCGAGATGACAGATTACTCTGGAATAGAGTGGTCGCCGCACCCGCGTGTATGAAGTTGAGATTTGGCTGAAATTTGCTGCTGTGGTCATTTTGCTCTGCTTCTCAGCAACATGGGTGGGTTTACTTATGGTTCAAATGCAGGCACATCAGCTCATTAAATTGACGTTTGTGAATGTTCAGCAACTCAAAACCCAGGAAATGCACAGATGCTTGCCAGGTAGTGCTCCATGTCAGCAGGAACCACACCTCCACCCGCTCCACTTCTCCACTCCAGCCAAGCTTCTTTGGCTGCAGTTTTTACTGCCACCAGTTGCTGGAGCCCTTTACCATTCATTGTCCTACAGTGCCTCCTGTAATGCTTGGTCCTCCTGCACGTTCCATAGGATACATAAATGAGCATCACCCTTTCAGACATTTTCATTAGACTCTTTTCCAagtttttctgaaatgtttcttTGGCAGGAGAAAACTTGACGTTATTGGATTGGGTTGTACCAGCTCCCAGACCCATCATCTCTCAACAAAGGTCACCAGGCAAATTCCTGTGAGTTTCTTGCCTGGCCCACAACCCcatcttgggtgctgcagcaCCAAAGCAAAGTGGACTAGCCATGCAATTAATTGGAAACAAAAGCTGGAAATAATTAATTAGGATGGAAATCCCGTTCTTCACTGCCCCCCTCCACAAAACATTATAATGAAGTAGATTGGCTGAGAGACTAAAGCAGGGGGCGAAAATTATAAAGGGAGGATGGGGCGAGGCGGAGAAGATGAATGGTACGCTTTCTAACTGAACGCGTTTCCCAAACTGGAGGCGCAGGGATGTTCTGATCATACCAGAAGCCTGGTTCCTGTGTCCAAATGTCTGAGGAACCTTTGGTATGATCTCTTATGTGGAGGTGCTTTATTATCAAGTTGATATATTTTAGAAATTCTGAACATACACAAGACAAATGGGTGGATTCCACTACTTAGAATTAGTTTAAATTCTCAATTTCTGTCATATAGAGGCTCCTCGTCCACCAACACAGGAAAGTAAAATCGCATTCACCTCCCGCCCCTTATTTTGGTGTTCCAGGTCAAAATTTACCAGAGCGTTTTAACTGCTCGTTAATTTTTCACCCCAACACcgttattttattaaacatattttatctGTGAACAATGCCTCAAAGTAGTGTTCAACGTGAATTTAtggaattttatttaaagtaactGCAGTGAAAAAACAAAGAGGCCCTgaaaatgtattacaaaatgtaaaatccaAAAGCAAATGAAATCATGCTCGTGAGTGGCATGTGACACTCAGGTCAGAGTGGTCCTTACAAACATAAGCATCACATTTGCAGTGTCTCTAGGGGCACAGAGCTCACAGTGCTTTCTGCCCATGTACTTGTTGGGGGAGAGTAGACAGGGCCGTGGCTGGGGCTGTGGCTTGCACATCCCTAAGGAGATTGGTAGAGtgttaaacacagcacacggtgacacaacgaaatgtgtcctctgcttttaaccagtgggcagccatgacaggcacctggggagcagtgtgtggggatggttctttactcagtggcacctcggtggcaccttggcggcttgggattcgaacctgctaggccgccactgccccgtCGTCCCCACAGAGGCTGTAGTGCAGGGAATGTGCTGCCGTCTGTTGAATAAGAGAAGTCACCAAATGCTAGGAAAAGTCTCCTCTTGATTCCAGGTGGGGTTGATGGCTGTCCACCCCACGTATGCATTGAAAGCAGACACAGCAAGGTTGTTATGGAACAGTGCCACAGTCCAACATGCTGTCATTTGCTTGCAGGCGTATGTACCTGTAAGCTGCAATAAAAGGAACAATAAATATGAGATTGGGAACAATATTGAATCTGTCATACACAAAATGCTACGACTCtcgtaaataaaaaaaaattaaaatgcatgaggGATGAAACTCTACATTACATTACCTTATCAAGGCAGTCACTGCCTCCTTTGTTCTTGTTGTAGTCCAGGATCATAAGAGGCTTCCTGTCCTCTGTGGTGCTGACAGCAACGTCTTTGTGTCCTGTGCTCATCActatgacatttttattcttctcaGGAACATAtgacacaagtgtgtgtgtcagtgagagCAAATTTTGACGAGAGTGACTCCCTTCCTCTGGCCGATACTAGTGCAGGGATAAGTTCGGGCTTGTTCTTCATCACTGTCCCTACCACGGTGAGCTTTCGTTTCAGCAGCTCCTGACCAGTAGCATATAATGTGAagaagttgtcacatgtgatatcaTGCCCTGGGAGACCGGTTGTCATGTCCAGCACAACACGCATGGCCAATAAAAAGAATTTTGCGTACAATTGTATGCATGCACCACATGCTGGAGGTGATCTTTCCGTGCCTCTTTCTCTTGATCAGCCAATGTACGTAACATCTGCAGCAAAGAACAGTTGGATTGCTTTTAGGGGTGGCATGGGTGGTTCGAGACTGGCTGAAACCAGACAGTCACCCCAGAGTGCGAAATAATTAGTTCTCAAACTCCCACCCATGGTCACGATGGAGTTCATTGGGAAAGCCAAAGCAAGGTCGCCATAAATTTTCTCTGCAGCTGAGCAGAGCTCGGACTTGTTCTTCATCGGGTAGGCCTGTGCAAATCTTGTCAAGGGGTCAACCTTCACCAAAATGTACTCATACCCACCTCTA
Encoded here:
- the LOC114773284 gene encoding LIM/homeobox protein Lhx1; this encodes MSRYPRCADNARVVGAPPKTMVHCAGCERPILDRFLLNVLDRAWHVKCVQCCECKCNLTEKCFSREGKLYCKNDFFRRFGTKCAGCSQGISPSDLVRRARSKVFHLNCFTCMMCNKQLSTGEELYIIDENKFVCKEDYLSSANGKDASVFSVTACSDPSLSPDSQDQLQDDVKDSEIANLSDKETVNNENDDQNLGGKRRGPRTTIKAKQLETLKAAFAATPKPTRHIREQLAQETGLNMRVIQVWFQNRRSKERRMKQLSALGARRHAFFRSPRRMRTLVDRLEPGELIPNGPFSYYGDYQSEYYGPGGNYDFFPQGPPSSQAQTPVDLPFVPSSGPTGTPLGGMDHPIPGHHPSSEVQRFSDIMSHHPGDSPSPEPGIPGPLHSMSSDVFGPSPSFTSLSLNGSGYSNHLSHPPSEMNEGTVW